The following proteins are encoded in a genomic region of Chelmon rostratus isolate fCheRos1 chromosome 3, fCheRos1.pri, whole genome shotgun sequence:
- the tmx2b gene encoding thioredoxin-related transmembrane protein 2-B, translating into MALLTPLLAFLYHLPQVYKWLLKPYYIASLFMSIAFLAVRKTPGICDHLATQREDGNSCDFDWREVEILMFLSAIVMMKNRRAITVEQHVGNIILFSKVANVILFFRLDIRMGLLYLTLCIVFLMTCKPPLYMGPEYIKYFSDKTIDDELDRDTRVTWIVEFFANWSPECQSFASVYADLSLKYNCAGLKFGKVDIGRYGEVSKKYKVSTSPLSKQLPSLVLFQGGKEVMRRPQVDKKGRAVSWSFTEENIIREFNLNELYQKSKKLNKTKGDKVSQSQFPPVPEEEEPEQQEAATQGQESESKKDK; encoded by the exons ATGGCTCTATTAACGCCGTTACTCGCTTTCCTGTACCACCTCCCGCAGGTGTATAAGTGGCTGCTGAAGCCGTACTATATAGCTTCGCTCTTCATGTCTATAGCCTTTCTAGCTGTTCGCAAGACGCCTGGTATCTGCGACCATCTGGCCACACAGCGAGAGGACGGCAACTCCTGCGACTTTGACTGG agagaggtggagatcCTCATGTTCCTCAGTGCCATTGTCATGATGAAGAACAGACGAGCGA TAACTGTGGAGCAGCATGTGGGCAACATCATCCTGTTCAGCAAAGTGGCAAATGTCATCCTGTTCTTCAGACTGGACATCAGGATGGGCCTGCTCTACCTGACACTCTGCATAG tgtttttgatgACCTGTAAGCCTCCTCTTTACATGGGACCAGAGTACATCAAATACTTCAGCGACAAAACCATTGAT GATGAGCTGGACAGGGACACTCGTGTGACGTGGATCGTTGAGTTTTTCGCCAACTGGTCTCCAGAGTGCCAGTCCTTTGCTTCCGTCTATGCTGATCTGTCTCTGAA gtaTAACTGTGCTGGCCTCAAGTTTGGCAAAGTGGACATCGGGCGTTATGGAGAGGTTTCCAAGAA GTACAAGGTGTCCACATCTCCGCTGTCCAAACAGCTTCCCTCCTTGGTGTTGTTtcagggagggaaggaggtgaTGCGGCGCCCCCAGGTGGACAAGAAGGGCAGAGCAGTGTCCTGGAGCTTCACTGAG GAGAACATCATCCGAGAGTTCAACCTGAACGAACTCTACCAGAAATCCAAGAAGCTCAACAAGACCAAAGGGGACAAGGTCAGCCAGTCCCAGTTCCCACCGGtccctgaggaggaggagcccgAGCAGCAAGAGGCCGCCACCCAGGGCCAGGAGTCTGAATCCAAGAAGGACAAATAG